The Stenotrophomonas maltophilia genome includes a region encoding these proteins:
- a CDS encoding FAD/NAD(P)-binding protein — MAYNRHMTDSPRNGELDLAIIGGGAAGVLVAIQVLRQAKAPLALAIFEPASQLAQGIAYATPWPEHLLNVPAAKMSAFADQPGDFLDYLMAANAYPGEAREVLGERYVCRHYFAAYLQQRLQEAAATSPAQLQVIAQPVLGLQPDDHGYQLTLGDGSTLHAAQAVLATGNSMRPLPVAGAEALPADDVIEAWDYDGVRTLAGEQAVAIVGSGLSMADTVLALVAAGHTGPLHVISRHGLLPLPHAHGGLPRFDPATLLPMNLRQRLRALRGFARQAQADGLPWQGVMDRIRPHGQALWCSLDAADQRRFLRHVVRYWDVHRHRIAEEVDAQLQALIESGQLRVHRSRLQRVGREGDALRLSGRDATGNEQQWTIGGVINATGVETRASALRNPLLQQLQADGLARPGPHGLGLDSTVPGDRLCAAGGQPQARLGVLGSLRIGSLWESLAVPELRQQAQALATQVVAGAATAMP; from the coding sequence ATGGCCTACAATCGGCACATGACTGATTCACCGCGTAATGGCGAACTGGACCTGGCAATCATCGGTGGTGGTGCGGCCGGGGTGCTGGTGGCGATCCAGGTGTTGCGCCAGGCCAAGGCGCCGCTGGCGCTGGCCATCTTCGAACCCGCCTCGCAGCTGGCGCAGGGCATCGCCTATGCCACGCCATGGCCGGAGCATCTGCTGAACGTGCCGGCGGCGAAGATGAGTGCGTTTGCCGACCAGCCCGGCGATTTCCTCGACTACCTGATGGCCGCCAATGCCTACCCGGGCGAGGCGCGCGAGGTGCTGGGCGAGCGCTATGTGTGCCGCCACTACTTTGCTGCCTACCTGCAGCAGCGCCTGCAGGAGGCCGCTGCGACCAGCCCGGCACAGCTGCAGGTGATCGCGCAGCCGGTGCTGGGCCTGCAGCCGGATGACCATGGCTACCAGCTGACACTCGGCGATGGCAGCACGCTGCACGCCGCGCAGGCGGTGCTGGCCACCGGCAACAGCATGCGGCCGCTGCCGGTGGCCGGTGCCGAGGCACTGCCCGCCGATGACGTGATCGAGGCCTGGGACTACGACGGCGTACGCACCCTGGCCGGCGAGCAGGCCGTGGCCATCGTAGGCTCCGGCCTGAGCATGGCCGACACCGTGTTGGCATTGGTCGCCGCCGGCCACACCGGCCCGCTGCATGTGATCTCGCGCCACGGCCTGCTGCCGTTGCCGCATGCGCATGGTGGCCTGCCCAGGTTCGACCCGGCCACGCTGCTGCCGATGAACCTGCGCCAGCGCCTGCGCGCGTTGCGTGGGTTCGCACGCCAGGCACAGGCCGACGGCCTGCCGTGGCAGGGCGTGATGGACCGCATCCGTCCGCACGGGCAGGCGCTGTGGTGCAGCCTCGACGCGGCCGACCAGCGCCGCTTCCTGCGCCATGTGGTGCGCTACTGGGACGTGCATCGCCACCGCATCGCCGAAGAGGTCGACGCACAGCTGCAGGCGCTGATCGAAAGCGGCCAACTGCGTGTTCACCGGTCCCGCCTGCAACGCGTCGGCCGCGAAGGCGATGCCCTGCGGCTGTCGGGTCGCGATGCCACCGGCAATGAACAGCAGTGGACGATCGGCGGCGTGATCAACGCCACCGGTGTGGAAACCCGCGCCAGTGCGCTGCGCAATCCGTTGCTGCAGCAGCTGCAGGCCGATGGTCTGGCGCGCCCCGGCCCGCATGGGCTGGGCCTGGACAGCACGGTGCCGGGCGACCGCCTGTGTGCTGCCGGGGGCCAGCCGCAGGCACGGCTGGGCGTGCTCGGCAGCCTGCGCATCGGCAGCCTGTGGGAAAGCCTGGCGGTGCCTGAACTGCGTCAGCAGGCGCAGGCACTGGCCACCCAGGTGGTCGCAGGAGCCGCGACGGCGATGCCGTAA
- the uvrD gene encoding DNA helicase II yields MDVSHLLDGLNPAQREAVSAPPGHHLVLAGAGSGKTRVLTHRIAWLHEVEGVPTHGIFAVTFTNKAAGEMRHRIDAQLPNGSRGMWIGTFHGLANRLLRLHWQDAKLPEGFQVMDSDDQLRLVKRVVQALELDDGKYPAKQIAWWINEQKDEGRRPQHIQPEPHDAWLETMRQAYIEYQARCDRAGLVDFAELLLRAHELLRDNPALLAHYRARFREILVDEFQDTNAIQYAFVRVLAGDSGHVFVVGDDDQAIYGWRGAKVENVQGFLRDFPGAQTIRLEQNYRSTANILGAANAVIAHNPDRIGKQLWTDSGDGEPIDLYAAYNEMDEARYIVERARQWVRDGGSYTEVAVLYRSNAQSRALEEALLSEQVPYRVYGGMRFFERAEIKDALAYLRLLSNRNDDAAFERAVNTPTRGIGDRTLDEVRREARAQGISLWEATMLVTQGNALAARARNALAGFLGLVNELQAQTVHMTLAERVDHVLARSQLREHWSKESRNSLDSESRTDNLDELVSVASRFVRRADDIEEVGEDMDELVAFLAYAALEAGEGQAQAGEDGVQLMTLHSAKGLEFPLVFLAGMEDGLFPSARSLEESGRLEEERRLAYVGITRARQKLVLSYAESRRIHGQDNYSLPSRFLREIPRELLHEVRPKVQVSRPASLGSSRVMGHASIEAPPVKLGALVTHPKFGEGMVTDYEGSGAHARVQVEFADAGSKWLVMAYANLTVI; encoded by the coding sequence ATGGATGTCTCCCACCTGCTTGATGGCCTGAACCCGGCCCAGCGCGAAGCCGTCTCCGCTCCCCCCGGCCACCACCTGGTGCTGGCCGGTGCCGGTTCCGGCAAGACCCGCGTACTCACCCACCGCATCGCCTGGCTGCATGAAGTCGAAGGCGTGCCGACCCACGGCATTTTCGCGGTGACCTTCACCAACAAGGCGGCCGGTGAAATGCGCCACCGCATCGACGCGCAGCTGCCCAATGGCAGCCGCGGCATGTGGATCGGCACCTTCCACGGCCTGGCCAACCGCCTGCTGCGCCTGCACTGGCAGGACGCCAAGCTGCCCGAAGGCTTCCAGGTGATGGATTCAGATGATCAGCTGCGGCTGGTCAAGCGCGTGGTGCAGGCGCTGGAACTGGACGACGGCAAGTACCCGGCCAAGCAGATCGCCTGGTGGATCAACGAACAGAAGGATGAGGGTCGCCGCCCGCAGCACATCCAGCCCGAGCCGCATGATGCGTGGCTGGAAACCATGCGCCAGGCCTACATCGAGTACCAGGCGCGCTGCGACCGCGCCGGCCTGGTCGACTTTGCCGAGCTGCTGCTGCGCGCGCACGAACTGCTGCGCGACAACCCGGCGCTGCTGGCGCACTACCGCGCCCGCTTCCGCGAGATCCTGGTGGACGAGTTCCAGGACACCAATGCCATCCAGTACGCCTTCGTGCGCGTGCTGGCCGGCGATTCCGGCCACGTGTTCGTGGTCGGCGACGATGATCAGGCCATCTACGGCTGGCGCGGTGCCAAGGTCGAGAACGTGCAGGGCTTCCTGCGTGATTTCCCAGGTGCGCAGACCATCCGCCTGGAACAGAACTATCGCTCCACTGCCAACATCCTCGGCGCTGCCAATGCGGTGATCGCGCACAACCCGGATCGCATCGGCAAGCAGCTGTGGACCGACAGTGGCGACGGAGAACCGATTGACCTGTACGCGGCGTACAACGAGATGGACGAGGCGCGCTACATCGTCGAGCGTGCCCGCCAGTGGGTGCGCGACGGTGGCAGCTACACCGAAGTGGCCGTGCTCTACCGCAGCAACGCGCAGTCGCGCGCGCTGGAAGAGGCGCTGCTGAGCGAACAGGTGCCCTATCGCGTGTACGGCGGCATGCGCTTCTTCGAACGTGCCGAAATCAAGGACGCGCTGGCTTACCTGCGCCTGCTGTCCAACCGCAACGATGACGCCGCCTTCGAGCGCGCGGTCAACACGCCTACCCGGGGCATCGGCGACCGCACGCTGGACGAAGTGCGCCGCGAGGCGCGCGCGCAGGGCATCTCGCTGTGGGAAGCAACGATGCTGGTCACCCAGGGCAACGCGCTGGCCGCACGCGCGCGCAATGCACTGGCCGGCTTCCTGGGGCTGGTCAACGAGCTGCAGGCGCAGACCGTGCACATGACCCTGGCCGAGCGCGTGGACCACGTGTTGGCCCGCTCGCAGCTGCGCGAGCACTGGAGCAAGGAAAGCCGCAATTCGCTGGATTCGGAATCGCGCACCGACAACCTCGACGAACTGGTCTCGGTCGCTTCGCGCTTCGTGCGCCGCGCCGACGACATCGAGGAAGTGGGCGAGGACATGGACGAGCTGGTCGCGTTCTTGGCCTACGCCGCGCTGGAGGCCGGTGAAGGCCAGGCGCAGGCCGGCGAGGACGGCGTGCAGCTGATGACCCTGCATTCGGCCAAGGGCCTGGAATTCCCGCTGGTGTTCCTGGCAGGCATGGAAGACGGCCTGTTCCCCAGCGCACGTTCGCTGGAGGAAAGCGGGCGACTGGAGGAAGAGCGTCGCCTGGCCTACGTCGGCATCACCCGCGCGCGCCAGAAGCTGGTGCTGAGCTACGCCGAATCGCGCCGCATCCATGGCCAGGACAACTACAGCCTGCCGTCGCGCTTCCTGCGCGAGATTCCGCGCGAGCTGCTGCACGAAGTGCGCCCGAAGGTGCAGGTCTCGCGGCCGGCCTCGCTGGGCAGCAGCCGGGTGATGGGCCATGCCTCGATCGAGGCGCCGCCAGTCAAGCTCGGCGCGCTGGTCACCCATCCCAAGTTCGGAGAAGGCATGGTGACCGACTACGAAGGCAGCGGCGCCCACGCCCGCGTGCAGGTCGAGTTCGCCGACGCCGGCAGCAAGTGGCTGGTGATGGCCTACGCCAACCTGACGGTGATCTGA
- the cls gene encoding cardiolipin synthase, producing MLFEWLLGSYLLLIDWLIRLVALCWIPTRTTPGAARSWLLLVGFVPLLGLPLYLLFGHPWLSRERIRRQAEASQVIREEQALQHRLRWTPQPDTASAEIVPLVQRQGDFMPVHGNAVDLLTDYDESLHTLIADIDQAEDRVHLLYYLMFDDAVGEAIVEALQRAAARGVQCRVLLDAVGAKRGLRAYRKRLQARDIEVRAMLPGGLRWRRSGRMDLRNHRKIAVIDNEVAYVGSQNLAGPQFVPGHPNRELVARVRGPAVAHLEAVFASDWYMETGQRLDVITDVPECGDDIATQLLPSGPAYPYSNARDAVAALIHLARRRLVMVTPYFVPDEATLSALRIAALSGVQVQLILSASNNQRLTSWAQEAYYDELLRCGVRIALYEPQFLHAKHMSVDEDIAVLGSINMDIRSFALNAEIGLICYDRALVQQLCAIEDGYLRESRQLDLQQWRSRPTWRRSREGIARLADALM from the coding sequence ATGCTGTTCGAGTGGTTGCTGGGTTCCTACCTGCTGCTGATCGACTGGCTGATCCGGCTGGTCGCGCTGTGCTGGATTCCCACCCGCACCACGCCCGGCGCGGCGCGCAGCTGGCTGCTGCTGGTCGGCTTCGTACCGCTGCTGGGCCTGCCGCTGTACCTGCTGTTCGGCCACCCGTGGCTGTCGCGCGAGCGCATCCGCCGCCAAGCCGAGGCCTCGCAGGTGATCCGTGAGGAGCAGGCGCTGCAGCATCGCCTGCGCTGGACCCCACAGCCCGACACCGCCAGCGCCGAGATCGTGCCGCTGGTGCAGCGCCAGGGCGATTTCATGCCGGTGCACGGCAACGCCGTCGATCTGCTGACCGACTACGACGAGTCGCTGCACACGCTGATCGCCGACATCGACCAGGCCGAAGACCGCGTGCACCTGCTGTACTACCTGATGTTCGATGACGCGGTCGGCGAGGCCATTGTCGAGGCCTTGCAGCGTGCCGCCGCGCGTGGCGTGCAGTGCCGCGTGCTGCTCGATGCGGTGGGCGCCAAGCGTGGCCTGCGCGCCTATCGCAAGCGCCTGCAGGCGCGCGACATCGAAGTGCGCGCGATGCTGCCCGGTGGCCTGCGCTGGCGCCGCAGCGGGCGCATGGACCTGCGCAACCACCGCAAGATCGCGGTGATCGACAACGAAGTGGCCTATGTCGGTTCGCAGAATCTGGCGGGCCCGCAGTTCGTGCCGGGCCACCCGAACCGCGAGCTGGTGGCGCGCGTGCGCGGCCCGGCGGTGGCGCATCTGGAAGCCGTATTCGCCAGCGACTGGTACATGGAGACCGGCCAGCGCCTGGATGTGATCACCGATGTGCCCGAATGCGGCGACGACATCGCCACCCAGCTGCTGCCCAGCGGCCCGGCCTACCCGTACAGCAACGCGCGCGACGCGGTAGCCGCGCTGATCCACCTCGCACGGCGCCGGCTGGTGATGGTCACCCCGTACTTCGTGCCTGACGAAGCCACGCTGAGTGCGCTGCGTATCGCCGCATTGTCCGGCGTGCAGGTGCAGCTGATCCTGTCGGCCAGCAACAACCAGCGGCTGACGTCGTGGGCGCAGGAGGCCTACTACGATGAACTGCTGCGCTGTGGCGTGCGCATCGCGCTGTACGAGCCGCAGTTCCTGCACGCCAAGCACATGAGCGTGGATGAGGACATCGCCGTGCTCGGCTCCATCAACATGGATATCCGCTCGTTCGCGCTGAATGCCGAGATCGGCCTGATCTGCTACGACCGCGCGCTGGTCCAGCAGCTGTGCGCGATCGAGGACGGCTACCTGCGCGAGTCGCGGCAGCTGGACCTGCAGCAGTGGCGCAGCCGTCCCACGTGGCGGCGCAGCCGCGAAGGTATTGCACGGCTGGCCGATGCGTTGATGTGA
- the rpmG gene encoding 50S ribosomal protein L33 — MMAGKRDKVRMISSAGTGHFYTTDKNKKNTPGKMEFLKYDPVVRKHVLYKEGKIK; from the coding sequence ATCATGGCAGGCAAGCGCGATAAGGTCCGTATGATTTCCTCGGCCGGTACCGGCCACTTCTACACGACCGACAAGAACAAGAAGAACACCCCGGGGAAGATGGAATTCCTGAAGTACGATCCGGTCGTGCGCAAGCACGTCTTGTACAAGGAAGGCAAGATCAAGTAA
- a CDS encoding low molecular weight protein tyrosine phosphatase family protein: protein MTRNVLFLCSQNRLRSPTAEQVFADWPGIETASAGLLADAEEVLSPELLQWADLVFVMEKAHRNRLSSRYKTWMNGKRVICLDIPDDYEYMDPVLVELLKRKVTPFLR from the coding sequence ATGACCCGCAACGTGCTCTTCCTCTGCAGCCAGAACCGCCTGCGCAGCCCGACGGCCGAGCAGGTATTCGCCGATTGGCCGGGCATCGAGACCGCCTCGGCCGGGCTGCTGGCCGACGCCGAGGAAGTGCTCAGCCCTGAGCTGCTGCAGTGGGCGGACCTGGTGTTCGTGATGGAGAAGGCGCACCGCAACCGCCTGTCCAGCCGCTACAAGACATGGATGAACGGCAAGCGGGTGATCTGCCTGGATATTCCGGACGACTACGAGTACATGGACCCGGTGCTGGTGGAGTTGCTGAAGCGCAAGGTGACGCCGTTCCTGCGTTGA